From a region of the Zingiber officinale cultivar Zhangliang chromosome 4B, Zo_v1.1, whole genome shotgun sequence genome:
- the LOC121977243 gene encoding zinc finger BED domain-containing protein RICESLEEPER 2-like — MVDHVGFRRYSHALQPIFKVVSRNTIKTDIMKIFEYERNIAMKLLDSNASRIALTTDMWTASNQQRGFMAITSHFIDVSWKLQSRLVRFIYVLCPHTAEVLANVLVDCPLDWNLDRKLSTLTVDNCTTNDDMIELILDKLPPSSLILEGKLFHMRCCAHILNLVVRDGLKLINDSIETIRYSVAFWTVTLKRDEKFIEIAQQLKVPSTKKLELDFKTRWNSTYLMFNTALEYEAVFARLKQCETLYKRVPTQEDWSKVREISSKLEMFFDATELFSRTKYPTINLFFSIICDIKLAIGDWLLSDDNVVKTMTTNMKVKFEKYWDVMNCLLAIGSILDPRYKMKTVQFYYPLVYGDMSSYEIEKLKKKLCDMVEKYEMKSKQSQKVKNSQSSSLRPPLPKRRTYADKFEMFMDSNNSTEHEKSDLDYYLEESLLPRTSEFDILCWWKTNEIKYPILHALQQKPS; from the exons ATGGTTGATCATGTTGGCTTTAGAAGGTACTCTCATGCATTGCAACCAATATTTAAAGTTGTTTCCCGAAACACAATCAAGACTGACATCATGAAGATATTCGAGTATGAAAGAAATATAGCAATGAAATTATTAGACTCAAATGCTAGTCGAATTGCGTTGACAACTGATATGTGGACGGCAAGTAATCAGCAAAGAGGATTCATGGCCATCACTTCACATTTCATCGATGTTTCATGGAAATTACAAAGTCGGCTTGTCAG gtTTATATATGTACTGTGTCCACATACTGCTGAGGTTCTCGCAAATGTACTTGTTGATTGCCCATTGGATTGGAACTTGGATCGTAAGTTATCTACTTTAACCGTTGATAATTGCACAACTAATGATGATATGATTGAGCTTATTCTGGACAAGCTTCCTCCGAGTTCACTTATCTTAGAAGGAAAATTATTTCACATGCGGTGTTGTGCCCATATTTTGAATTTGGTTGTGAGGGATggactaaaattaattaatgatagCATTGAAACAATTCGTTATAGTGTCGCATTTTGGACAGTAACACTAAAAAGAGAtgaaaaatttattgaaatagCCCAACAATTGAAGGTTCCAAGCACAAAGAAACTAGAACTTGATTTCAAAACACGATGGAACTCTACATATTTAATGTTTAACACTGCATTGGAATATGAAGCTGTGTTTGCTCGTTTGAAACAATGTGAAACTTTATATAAAAGAGTTCCCACACAAGAAGATTGGTCAAAAGTGAGAGAGATTTCTTCTAAATTGGAGATGTTTTTTGATGCCACAGAGTTATTTTCGAGGACCAAGTATCCCACTATAAATCTTTTCTTCTCTATTATTTGCGATATTAAGTTGGCAATTGGTGATTGGCTTCTCTCGGATGATAATGTGGTGAAAACAATGACAACAAATATGAAAgtaaagtttgaaaaatattgggATGTAATGAATTGTTTATTGGCAATTGGGAGTATTTTAGATCCAAGGTACAAGATGAAGACAGTTCAATTCTATTATCCTCTTGTTTATGGTGATATGTCTTCTTATGAGATtgaaaaactaaagaaaaagTTGTGTGACATGGTTGAAAAGTATGAGATGAAATCCAAACAATCACAGAAAGTGAAAAATTCACAATCTTCTTCTTTAAGGCCTCCACTTCCTAAGCGTCGTACTTATGCTGATAAATTTGAGATGTTCATGGATTCTAATAATAGTACTGAACATGAGAAGTCAGACTTGGATTATTATTTAGAAGAGTCTCTTTTGCCAAGAACAAGTGAGTTTGATATCTTATGTTGGTGGAAGACAAATGAGATCAAATATCCCATTTTgcatgcactacaacaaaaaccctcatag
- the LOC121974394 gene encoding 60S ribosomal protein L3-like: MSHRKFEHPRHGSLGFLPRKRASRHRGKVKSFPKDDPTKPCKLTAFLGYKSGMTHIVREVDKPGSKLHKKETCEAVTIIETPPMVVVGLVAYVKTPHGLRSLNTVWAQHLSEEVRRRFYKNWYKSKKTAFAKYSKKYESEEGKKEIQSQLEKMKKYASVIRVLAHTQIRKMKGLKQKKAHLMEIQVNGGTVAQKVDFAYGFFEKQIPMDAVFQKDEMIDIIGVTKGKGYEGVVTRWGVTRLPRKTHRGLRKVACIGAWHPARVSYTVARAGQNGYHHRTEMNKKIYKIGKSGDESHTAMTEFDRTEKDITPMGGFPHYGIVKEDYIMIKGCCVGPKKRVVTLRQSLLKQTSRVALEEIKLKFIDTSSKFGHGRFQTTQEKQKFYGKLKA, encoded by the exons ATGTCTCATCGGAAATTTGAGCACCCGAGGCATGGGTCGCTAGGGTTTCTCCCGAGGAAACGAGCTTCTCGTCATCGTGGAAAAG TGAAGTCCTTCCCCAAGGATGACCCTACCAAACCTTGCAAGTTAACTGCATTCCTTGGATACAAGTCTGGTATGACCCACATTGTACGTGAGGTCGACAAACCAGGATCAA AGCTTCATAAGAAGGAGACTTGTGAAGCTGTTACTATCATTGAAACTCCACCAATGGTGGTTGTTGGACTTGTTGCCTATGTTAAGACACCACATGGTCTTCGTTCTCTCAACACCGTGTGGGCTCAGCATTTAAGTGAGGAAGTGAGGCGGAGATTCTACAAGAACtggtacaagagcaagaagacgGCTTTTGCAAAATACTCTAAGAAATATGAAAGTGAggagggaaagaaagaaattcaGTCACAACTGGAAAAGATGAAGAAGTATGCctctgttattcgtgttttggcTCACACTCAG ATAAGGAAGATGAAGGGCCTCAAACAGAAAAAAGCTCATCTGATGGAGATCCAAGTTAATGGTGGCACCGTGGCACAAAAGGTGGATTTTGCTTACGGCTTCTTTGAGAAGCAAATACCCATGGATGCTGTCTTCCAGAAAGACGAGATGATTGATATTATTGGTGTTACAAAAGGTAAAGGTTATGAAGGTGTTGTCACTCGTTGGGGTGTCACCCGCCTTCCACGGAAGACACACAGGGGTCTCCGCAAGGTTGCCTGTATTGGGGCGTGGCATCCTGCCAGAGTATCCTACACTGTTGCCCGTGCTGGACAGAATGGTTACCACCACCGCACTGAAATGAACAAGAAGATTTACAAGATTGGCAAATCTGGAGATGAATCCCACACTGCTATGACTGAGTTTGATAG GACTGAGAAAGACATCACACCCATGGGTGGCTTCCCACACTATGGTATTGTGAAGGAAGACTATATTATGATTAAGGGGTGTTGTGTGGGGCCAAAGAAAAGGGTCGTCACTCTTCGACAATCCCTACTAAAGCAAACTTCTCGCGTTGCCCTCGAGGAGATCaagctcaagttcattgataCTTCTTCCAAGTTTGGTCATGGACGTTTCCAAACAACTCAAGAGAAGCAAAAGTTCTATGGCAAGCTGAAGGCATGA
- the LOC121977242 gene encoding vacuolar iron transporter homolog 1-like gives MASVDGSGIKLSFESLEEGAVVAPAGAVVEVRDDCSRRAQWLRAAVLGANDGLVSTASLMMGVGAVKDDAKAMVLSGFAGLVAGACSMAIGEFVSVYSQVDIEVAAQRRRERKRREASEEGKMEEEGPEQLPSPLQAAAASAMAFAVGALVPLLAAGFIGSYRVRLGVVAAAASAALVAFGCVGALLGKAPVARSCARVVAGGWAAMAVTFGLMRLVGAKAL, from the coding sequence ATGGCCAGCGTCGATGGAAGCGGCATTAAGCTTTCTTTTGAAAGTCTCGAGGAGGGGGCGGTCGTCGCTCCAGCCGGCGCCGTCGTCGAGGTCCGGGACGACTGCTCCCGGCGCGCGCAGTGGCTGCGCGCGGCGGTGCTCGGCGCCAACGACGGGCTCGTCTCCACCGCGTCGCTCATGATGGGCGTCGGCGCCGTGAAGGACGACGCGAAGGCGATGGTCCTCTCGGGCTTCGCGGGGCTCGTGGCTGGCGCGTGCAGCATGGCCATCGGCGAGTTCGTGTCAGTGTACTCGCAGGTGGACATTGAGGTGGCGGCGCAGCGGAGGAGGGAGAGGAAGCGGAGGGAGGCGAGCGAGGAGGGGAAGATGGAAGAGGAGGGGCCGGAGCAGCTTCCGAGCCCGCTGCAGGCGGCGGCTGCGTCGGCGATGGCGTTCGCGGTGGGGGCGCTGGTGCCGCTGTTGGCGGCGGGGTTTATAGGGAGTTACAGGGTGCGGCTGGGagtggtggcggcggcggcgagcGCGGCTCTGGTGGCGTTCGGGTGCGTGGGTGCTTTGCTGGGGAAGGCGCCGGTGGCGAGGTCGTGCGCTAGAGTGGTGGCGGGCGGGTGGGCGGCCATGGCGGTTACGTTTGGGCTCATGAGGCTCGTGGGCGCTAAAGCGCTTTGA
- the LOC121974393 gene encoding tubby-like F-box protein 8 isoform X2, which translates to MSFDSFRSIVRDVRDSFGSLSRRSFEVRLSGFSGHHKGKSQGSVYDAHEPLQVVQQSRWATLPSELLFDVIKRLEENEATWPSRKHVVSCAAVCKSWREMCKEVVRSPEFSGKLTFPVSLKQPGARDGVIQCFIKRDKSKSTYHLYLCLSSAVLVENGKFLLSAKRNRKPTCTEYTISMDAGNISRSSSTYIGKLRSNFVGTKFRINDTQPPYNRAAICPTGRTSHRFYSKKVSPKVPSSSYPIAQVTYELNVLGTRGPRRMHCVIHSIPASSLEPGGAVPGQPDSLVTRNFNSFRSLSSASSYMDRSFDFSSSRFSDISGGAEETDAKERPLVLRNKPPRWHEQLQCWCLNFRGRVTIASVKNFQLIAAPQPAAPNLATTTQPAAPGHDKIILQFGKVAKDMFTMDYRYPLSTFQAFAICLSSFDTKLACE; encoded by the exons ATGTCATTTGACTCATTCCGGAGCATTGTTCGTGATGTGAGGGATAGCTTTGGTAGTTTGTCAAGGCGGAGTTTTGAAGTGAGGCTTTCAGGCTTTTCTGGCCATCATAAAGGGAAATCTCAAGGTTCTGTTTATGATGCCCATGAACCCCTTCAAGTTGTTCAGCAAAGTCGCTGGGCTACTCTTCCTTCGGAGCTactttttgatgtgattaaaagGTTAGAAGAAAATGAAGCTACATGGCCATCGCGCAAGCATGTTGTGTCATGTGCAGCTGTGTGCAAATCATGGAGGGAGATGTGTAAAGAGGTAGTAAGAAGTCCAGAGTTTTCTGGGAAGCTCACTTTTCCTGTATCTTTAAAACAG CCTGGAGCTCGAGATGGGGTAATCCAATGTTTCATCAAGAGGGATAAGTCAAAATCAACTTATCATCTCTATTTATGTCTTAGTTCTG CTGTGCTTGTTGAGAATGGTAAATTTCTCTTATCAGCTAAGAGAAATCGGAAACCAACTTGTACCGAATACACCATTTCGATGGATGCTGGCAACATATCACGCTCAAGCAGCACCTACATCGGGAAATTGAg GTCAAATTTTGTAGGGACAAAGTTCAGGATCAATGATACTCAGCCTCCATACAACAGGGCTGCTATTTGCCCTACTGGTCGAACCAGCCATAGATTCTACTCAAAGAAAGTTTCACCCAAGGTGCCATCAAGCAGCTATCCCATAGCTCAGGTGACATATGAATTGAATGTTCTCGGAACTCGAGGACCACGACGGATGCACTGTGTCATCCACTCTATCCCAGCATCCTCCCTTGAGCCCGGTGGCGCGGTCCCTGGACAACCTGACAGTCTAGTTACTCGCAACTTTAATTCTTTCCGCAGCCTTTCCTCCGCGTCCTCTTACATGGACCGCTCCTTCGATTTTAGCAGTTCGCGGTTCTCTGATATTTCTGGAGGAGCTGAAGAGACCGATGCAAAGGAGAGACCGTTAGTACTCCGAAACAAACCACCTCGTTGGCATGAGCAGCTACAATGTTGGTGCCTCAACTTCCGGGGCCGTGTGACGATTGCCTCTGTGAAGAACTTCCAGCTGATCGCCGCTCCACAACCCGCTGCTCCCAACCTAGCAACCACCACACAGCCAGCTGCACCGGGTCATGATAAGATCATACTTCAGTTTGGCAAGGTTGCGAAAGATATGTTCACCATGGACTACCGGTACCCGCTTTCAACATTCCAAGCTTTTGCTATCTGTTTGAGTAGCTTCGATACCAAATTGGCCTGTGAATAG
- the LOC121974395 gene encoding soluble inorganic pyrophosphatase PPA1-like, with amino-acid sequence MNPQEGTNGTHKSLIPRLNQRILSSLSKRSVAAHPWHDLEIGPAAPAIFNVVVEISKGSKVKYELDKKTGLIKVDRILYSSVVYPQNYGFIPRTLCEDNDPMDVLVLMQEPVIPGCFLRAKAIGLMPMIDQGEKDDKIIAVCADDPEYRHYNDISELPPHRLAEIRRFFEDYKKNENKEVAVNDFLPGQSAREAIHHSMDLYAEYILQTLRQ; translated from the exons ATGAATCCACAAGAGGGAACGAATGGAACACACAAAAGCCTGATTCCACGGCTGAATCAAAGAATCCTATCCTCACTGTCGAAGAGATCTGTAGCTGCACATCCATGGCATGATCTTGAAATAG GTCCTGCTGCTCCTGCAATCTTCAATGTT GTTGTCGAGATATCCAAAGGGAGCAAAGTGAAATATGAACTTGACAAGAAGACAGGATTGATTAAG GTCGATCGGATCTTGTACTCGTCAGTTGTTTATCCACAGAACTACGGTTTCATTCCTCGCACACTATGTGAAGATAATGACCCCATGGATGTTTTGGTTCTTATGCAG GAACCAGTTATTCCAGGATGCTTCCTTCGTGCCAAGGCCATTGGACTTATGCCTATGATTGATCAG GGAGAGAAAGATGATAAGATCATTGCAGTTTGTGCCGACGATCCTGAATACCGTCACTACAATGATATCAGTGAGCTACCTCCTCATCGGCTCGCGGAGATCCGACGCTTCTTTGAAGACT ACAAAAAGAATGAGAACAAAGAGGTTGCGGTCAATGATTTCTTACCGGGGCAAAGTGCTCGTGAAGCCATCCATCACTCAAT GGATCTCTACGCTGAATACATCTTACAAACTCTGAGGCAGTGA
- the LOC121974393 gene encoding tubby-like F-box protein 8 isoform X1, translating to MLSQMSFDSFRSIVRDVRDSFGSLSRRSFEVRLSGFSGHHKGKSQGSVYDAHEPLQVVQQSRWATLPSELLFDVIKRLEENEATWPSRKHVVSCAAVCKSWREMCKEVVRSPEFSGKLTFPVSLKQPGARDGVIQCFIKRDKSKSTYHLYLCLSSAVLVENGKFLLSAKRNRKPTCTEYTISMDAGNISRSSSTYIGKLRSNFVGTKFRINDTQPPYNRAAICPTGRTSHRFYSKKVSPKVPSSSYPIAQVTYELNVLGTRGPRRMHCVIHSIPASSLEPGGAVPGQPDSLVTRNFNSFRSLSSASSYMDRSFDFSSSRFSDISGGAEETDAKERPLVLRNKPPRWHEQLQCWCLNFRGRVTIASVKNFQLIAAPQPAAPNLATTTQPAAPGHDKIILQFGKVAKDMFTMDYRYPLSTFQAFAICLSSFDTKLACE from the exons ATG CTAAGCCAGATGTCATTTGACTCATTCCGGAGCATTGTTCGTGATGTGAGGGATAGCTTTGGTAGTTTGTCAAGGCGGAGTTTTGAAGTGAGGCTTTCAGGCTTTTCTGGCCATCATAAAGGGAAATCTCAAGGTTCTGTTTATGATGCCCATGAACCCCTTCAAGTTGTTCAGCAAAGTCGCTGGGCTACTCTTCCTTCGGAGCTactttttgatgtgattaaaagGTTAGAAGAAAATGAAGCTACATGGCCATCGCGCAAGCATGTTGTGTCATGTGCAGCTGTGTGCAAATCATGGAGGGAGATGTGTAAAGAGGTAGTAAGAAGTCCAGAGTTTTCTGGGAAGCTCACTTTTCCTGTATCTTTAAAACAG CCTGGAGCTCGAGATGGGGTAATCCAATGTTTCATCAAGAGGGATAAGTCAAAATCAACTTATCATCTCTATTTATGTCTTAGTTCTG CTGTGCTTGTTGAGAATGGTAAATTTCTCTTATCAGCTAAGAGAAATCGGAAACCAACTTGTACCGAATACACCATTTCGATGGATGCTGGCAACATATCACGCTCAAGCAGCACCTACATCGGGAAATTGAg GTCAAATTTTGTAGGGACAAAGTTCAGGATCAATGATACTCAGCCTCCATACAACAGGGCTGCTATTTGCCCTACTGGTCGAACCAGCCATAGATTCTACTCAAAGAAAGTTTCACCCAAGGTGCCATCAAGCAGCTATCCCATAGCTCAGGTGACATATGAATTGAATGTTCTCGGAACTCGAGGACCACGACGGATGCACTGTGTCATCCACTCTATCCCAGCATCCTCCCTTGAGCCCGGTGGCGCGGTCCCTGGACAACCTGACAGTCTAGTTACTCGCAACTTTAATTCTTTCCGCAGCCTTTCCTCCGCGTCCTCTTACATGGACCGCTCCTTCGATTTTAGCAGTTCGCGGTTCTCTGATATTTCTGGAGGAGCTGAAGAGACCGATGCAAAGGAGAGACCGTTAGTACTCCGAAACAAACCACCTCGTTGGCATGAGCAGCTACAATGTTGGTGCCTCAACTTCCGGGGCCGTGTGACGATTGCCTCTGTGAAGAACTTCCAGCTGATCGCCGCTCCACAACCCGCTGCTCCCAACCTAGCAACCACCACACAGCCAGCTGCACCGGGTCATGATAAGATCATACTTCAGTTTGGCAAGGTTGCGAAAGATATGTTCACCATGGACTACCGGTACCCGCTTTCAACATTCCAAGCTTTTGCTATCTGTTTGAGTAGCTTCGATACCAAATTGGCCTGTGAATAG